A region of the Myxococcus guangdongensis genome:
CCGTCCGCCCCACTCCGCAAGCCCGCCACCGTCACGCCCAGGCGCGGCGCGGGCGACACGGAGCGCAGGACATGGAGCAGTTTGTTCCGATGAAGCGTGGTCGCGGACAGCGACAATCCCGGCACGGCATACGGCGTCTGCTGGAGCACGCGCCCCGAAGCATCCGTGATGCGCGCCATCCCCACCGGATGCCCCACGGCGAGGACAGCTTCGTGCAGCCCGAGTCCCTTCATCACGGCCATCACATTCGGACCGAGCACGATGCCCGCGCCCTCGTCTCCATACAAAGGCCGCCGCTCGATCAGGTCCGCCACCACGCCCCGCCTCGACAACGCGGCCCCCAGCGCGAGCCCACCGATTCCTCCACCCACCACGAGGACCTTCACGATGACCTCCTCGAACCCAATCCACCGAACAGCATCTCCAGGTCACGCCGCAGGCGAGTTCGCGCCGTGGCCACGGTGGAGCCCGCCATCGGCACGAGCATCCGCATCACCGCCGCGAAATAGACGCCGAAGACCAGCTCCGCCACCCGCTCGCCGTCCACCTCCGCGCGCAGCTCGCCTCGCGACTTCGCGTCGGCCACGACCGACGCCAGCGCCCCCACCAGCCTCGCCAGCGCCGGACGATGCAGTTCCTCGGCGGCGCCCATGAGCCACGGCAGCTCCTTCACCACCACCCGCGCCAGCTCCGGCTGCGATGCGTAGTGGGTCAGCAGCGGTGAGAACAGGTGCATGCACCGGTCCACGAAGGGCCCCTCCCCCGGCAGCGACGTCACGGCCCGCTCCACGAGCGGCATCGCCTCCGCACGCCACAGCTCGTGCAGCAGCACGTCCTTCGTCTCGCCGTACACCAGCACCGTGCCCGTCGCGACGCCCGCCGCCTCGGCGATGGCGCGCACGGTCGTCCCCTCATAGCCCCGCTCCGCGAACAGCTGCTTCGCCGCCGCCCGGATGCGCTCCCACTTCTCGCGCTTGGCTCGCTCCCGCAGAGACATATTGAACAGGTTCATAATTGAACGCGTTCAATAATTCCAGGGATTCGCTCCCCGGCCCGGTTTGGGAACCACACGGGCAGGCGCTGGAGACCCGCCGGGCGTTGAAGGAAGGAGCGTGCCGTCGGCGTGGGATTTCGCGAGGCGGCGATGTAGGGATGCCCCGTGCCCGGACATGCACGGGCTTAGGAGGACGGGTGACGGTCGCAACACAAGAGGAAGGCCCGCTCAGGGGGCCGAGCTTCTTTCTCAACCGCACGGCGCTGCGGGCGCTCGCGCTGGCCCATCGCGACCGCTACGGCGTCGCGAAGCCCCATCCGCACGTCGTCATCGACGGCTTCCTCGGGAAGCAGCTGGCGTCCGAGCTGGCCTCCGTCTTCCCCGGCGCCACCGACGCGAGCTGGAAGCGCCGGGACCACCTGGAGCAAGCGGCCCGCCTGGGGCAGCTCCAGCGCAAGGCGTTCGAGGACGTCCCCGGTCCGCTCCGGCATCTGCTCTCGGAGTTCTCCGGCATGTCGTTCATCGACTTCCTGGAGACCGTCACCGGCGTGCAGGGGCTCATCCCGGACCCGCACTTCCGGGGCGCGGGCCTGCACCTCACGCTGCGCGGAGGGCACCTGGCGCTGCACGCCGACTTCAACCGCGACCGCTTCCGCGCGCTCACCCGCCGGCTCACCGTCCTCTACTACCTGAACCCGGATTGGCAGCCCGCCTGGGGCGGCGACCTGGAGCTGTGGAACGCCGACCTCACGCGATGCGAGACGCGCATCTCACCGGTGCTCGACCGCCTGGTGGTGATGGCGCATGGCGATGACCACTGGCACGGACACCCCACCCCACTCGAATGTCCCGAGGGGAGAGGGCGCGCCGCGGTCGCCGCCTATTTCTACACCGCGGAGGCGTCCACGAACGCGCCCGAGCCACACAGCGCCATCTGGGTGACGCCTCGCACGTAACACCCGCGCGAAGAGGGCCCGCGCGCACCACGTGCCCTCTCCACCTCGAGAGCAGACACCTCCCGGGTTCATGGGATGTGCGCGAGCCCGAGGTTCGACACACGTGCCCGTGGAGGGGCCGGAGCCTTGTCAGGGTTTGCCCTGCGTGAGGGGCGCCGTGGAGGCCACGGAGGGCAGCCGCTCCGCACGGAAGCGGCGCAAGCGCCGACTGCTCACGAGCATGGCCTCGACGCCGCCCGACGCGCCCTTCGTGAAGGACACCGCGCCGAACGAACTCACGAAGCGATTGCCCCCCACCGGCTCGAGCACGAGGTCGTCCCGACGGAACCAGCTCAGCGCCAGCTTCCCGTCGACGAGCCGCACCGTGTACGTCATGTCCACCTCGTCGCCGCGGTACTTCCCGACCAGGGCCTCCAGCTCGCTCGAAGTGGGCAATGGCTCACGCACGCGGATGAACTCGCGCGTCGTCGGCCAGAAGTCCTGGATGCCCAGCGCGGGTGCGCCCGGCGCGGCGGACGCGTTGAATCGCCAGACGCCGGGCGTGGGCTCCGCCGGCCGGAACAGGCCCGGGCCGATGGGAATCAGCGCCGCGGAGGCGCCCACTTCACGCAGCGCGCCCTCCTTCACCTCCAGGCGCACCACCTCGTCCGTCTGGGGGCTCCAGTAGTTGCCGGCCAGCACCGCCAACTCCTCCGCGGGCAACACCACGGCGGGCGGGGTCGTGTCCTTCAGGAGGTTGCCCAGGTACACCCCGGCCACCTTGCGCGCGAGCACCGTCGGGTCGATGTTGCCGCCGTTGCACAACACGGTGATGGCCAGCTTCTGCTCGGGGAAGAGGATGCTCTCCGTGCGGAAGCCCGACACGAACCCGTCATGGCTCACCGTGCGCAGGCCCCGGTACGCCCCCAGCCGCAA
Encoded here:
- a CDS encoding 2OG-Fe(II) oxygenase, with amino-acid sequence MTVATQEEGPLRGPSFFLNRTALRALALAHRDRYGVAKPHPHVVIDGFLGKQLASELASVFPGATDASWKRRDHLEQAARLGQLQRKAFEDVPGPLRHLLSEFSGMSFIDFLETVTGVQGLIPDPHFRGAGLHLTLRGGHLALHADFNRDRFRALTRRLTVLYYLNPDWQPAWGGDLELWNADLTRCETRISPVLDRLVVMAHGDDHWHGHPTPLECPEGRGRAAVAAYFYTAEASTNAPEPHSAIWVTPRT
- a CDS encoding TetR/AcrR family transcriptional regulator, which translates into the protein MNLFNMSLRERAKREKWERIRAAAKQLFAERGYEGTTVRAIAEAAGVATGTVLVYGETKDVLLHELWRAEAMPLVERAVTSLPGEGPFVDRCMHLFSPLLTHYASQPELARVVVKELPWLMGAAEELHRPALARLVGALASVVADAKSRGELRAEVDGERVAELVFGVYFAAVMRMLVPMAGSTVATARTRLRRDLEMLFGGLGSRRSS